From a region of the Triticum aestivum cultivar Chinese Spring chromosome 7D, IWGSC CS RefSeq v2.1, whole genome shotgun sequence genome:
- the LOC123170026 gene encoding protein DMP3 gives MASPPSSTVIQMPPTPHNNGEPTLAPATPKDAGDVPTTAPAAAAGPAPTATDKVMSSAANLAQLLPTGTVLAYQALSPSFTNHGKCFSSNQWLTAALVIVLAVLCVLFSFTDSVLGRDKKLYYGIATLRGFNVFNFSDEEEKLQWTPAEFRRLRIRPLDFVRAVFTALVFLTVAFSDVGLQNCFFPNTGMNTQELFKNLPLGIAFLSSFVFMIFPTKRKGIGYSDTTPRQKLT, from the coding sequence ATGGCGTCTCCCCCATCTTCCACCGTGATCCAGATGCCTCCAACACCACACAACAACGGCGAACCGACGCTGGCCCCGGCCACGCCAAAGGACGCCGGTGACGTGCCGACCACGGCGCCCGCAGCAGCTGCCGGACCAGCACCCACGGCGACGGACAAGGTGATGTCGAGTGCGGCGAACCTCGCGCAGCTCCTGCCGACGGGCACAGTGCTGGCGTACCAGGCGCTGTCCCCGTCTTTCACCAACCACGGCAAGTGCTTCTCCTCCAACCAGTGGCTCACCGCAGCGCTGGTCATCGTCCTCGCCGTCCTGTGCGTCCTCTTCTCCTTTACCGACAGCGTCCTCGGCCGCGACAAAAAGCTCTACTATGGCATCGCCACGCTGCGAGGTTTCAACGTCTTCAACTTCTCGGACGAAGAGGAGAAGCTGCAATGGACTCCCGCCGAGTTCCGGAGGCTCCGCATCCGGCCGCTGGACTTCGTGCGCGCCGTCTTCACGGCCCTGGTGTTCCTCACCGTGGCCTTCAGCGACGTGGGGCTGCAGAACTGCTTCTTCCCCAACACTGGCATGAACACCCAGGAGCTTTTCAAGAACCTGCCTCTGGGCATCGCGTTTCTGTCCAGTTTTGTGTTCATGATCTTCCCCACAAAACGGAAGGGCATCGGCTACAGCGACACCACTCCTCGACAAAAGCTCACTTGA